One window from the genome of Mumia sp. ZJ1417 encodes:
- the iolB gene encoding 5-deoxy-glucuronate isomerase: MSGRVLHSAREGQVALDVTPESAGWGFSGLRVLRLAPGESYDAATGDAEVLVLALAGSCRVRCGDDELVVAGRPDVFAGPSDFVYVPRGADVTIVSENGGRFALASARCDRTLPFRRVAAADVPVELRGAGSASRQVHNLCLPGTFEADRLIVCEVLTPAGNWSSYPPHKHDEQGEHESELEEIYYFEVADGPNGPGLGYQRVYGHDGAPIDELAEVRSGDVVLIPYGWHGPSMAAPGYDLYYLNVMAGPGDERAWLISDDPQHAWVRDTWADQPIDPRLPKGGPR, from the coding sequence ATGAGCGGGCGCGTTCTGCACAGCGCCCGCGAGGGGCAGGTCGCGCTCGACGTGACGCCGGAGAGCGCCGGGTGGGGCTTCAGCGGCCTGCGCGTCCTGCGGCTCGCACCGGGGGAGTCGTATGACGCCGCGACCGGGGACGCCGAGGTGCTGGTGCTCGCCCTGGCCGGCTCGTGCCGGGTGCGGTGCGGCGACGACGAGCTCGTCGTCGCCGGACGGCCGGACGTGTTCGCGGGGCCGAGCGACTTCGTCTACGTCCCGAGAGGGGCAGACGTCACGATCGTGAGCGAGAACGGCGGCCGGTTCGCGCTCGCCTCGGCCCGATGCGACCGTACGCTCCCGTTCCGTCGCGTGGCCGCCGCCGACGTCCCGGTGGAGCTGCGGGGAGCCGGGAGCGCCAGCCGCCAGGTCCACAACCTGTGCCTGCCCGGCACGTTCGAGGCTGACCGGCTGATCGTCTGCGAGGTGCTGACGCCTGCCGGCAACTGGTCGTCGTACCCGCCGCACAAGCACGACGAGCAGGGCGAGCACGAGAGCGAGCTGGAGGAGATCTACTACTTCGAAGTCGCCGACGGGCCGAACGGGCCTGGCCTGGGCTACCAGCGCGTGTACGGCCATGACGGGGCGCCGATCGACGAGCTCGCCGAGGTGCGCTCGGGCGACGTCGTCCTCATCCCGTACGGCTGGCACGGTCCGTCGATGGCCGCACCCGGGTACGACCTCTACTACCTGAACGTGATGGCGGGCCCGGGAGACGAGCGGGCGTGGCTGATCAGCGACGACCCGCAGCACGCCTGGGTGCGCGACACCTGGGCAGACCAGCCCATCGACCCCCGGCTCCCGAAGGGAGGACCCCGATGA
- a CDS encoding TIM barrel protein: MMRGRIAGAPISWGVCEVEGWGLQLSRERVLDEMREVGLEATEFGPEGWLPDDPVAKAAVLREHGLQAVGGFLPVVLHDADSDPTAAFDAFADACVAAGAGVVVLAAATGVNGYDARPELGEAQWATLCARLDALHDRAQARGLVAALHPHVGTMVEGAEEVETVLTRSRVSLCVDTGHLMAAGADPVLLTKEHPDRIAHVHLKDVDAQLASDVHEGRSTFSDAVRAGLFRPLGQGDVDVAGLVGLLETHGYDGWYVLEQDVMLDHEPEGEGPLGDVRASLTYLEGVAP, from the coding sequence ATGATGCGTGGCCGGATCGCCGGGGCTCCGATCTCGTGGGGTGTGTGCGAGGTCGAGGGGTGGGGCCTCCAGCTGTCGAGAGAGCGTGTGCTCGACGAGATGCGGGAGGTGGGCCTCGAGGCGACCGAGTTCGGGCCGGAGGGCTGGCTTCCCGACGACCCGGTGGCCAAGGCCGCGGTGCTCCGCGAGCACGGTCTGCAGGCGGTCGGAGGCTTCCTGCCGGTCGTGCTCCACGACGCCGACTCCGACCCGACCGCCGCGTTCGACGCCTTCGCGGACGCGTGCGTCGCCGCCGGTGCCGGGGTCGTCGTCCTCGCCGCCGCGACCGGGGTGAACGGGTACGACGCGCGTCCCGAGCTGGGCGAGGCCCAGTGGGCGACCCTCTGTGCACGCTTGGACGCCTTGCACGACCGCGCCCAGGCCCGCGGGCTGGTCGCCGCCCTCCATCCGCACGTGGGGACGATGGTCGAGGGTGCCGAGGAGGTCGAGACCGTGCTGACCCGCTCGCGTGTGTCCCTGTGCGTCGACACAGGACACCTCATGGCGGCGGGCGCCGACCCGGTCCTGCTGACCAAGGAACACCCGGACCGCATCGCGCACGTCCACCTCAAGGACGTCGACGCGCAGCTGGCGAGCGACGTGCACGAGGGCCGCTCCACGTTCAGCGACGCCGTACGGGCTGGCCTGTTCCGCCCGCTCGGGCAGGGTGACGTCGACGTCGCAGGCCTCGTCGGGCTGCTCGAGACGCACGGCTACGACGGCTGGTACGTGCTGGAGCAGGACGTGATGCTGGACCACGAGCCGGAGGGCGAGGGCCCGCTCGGCGACGTCCGGGCGAGCCTCACCTACCTCGAGGGTGTCGCCCCGTGA
- a CDS encoding aldolase → MSTRVTGSTVAELVDARVRDPECIGRLAEERRRPDSLVGQTGRLLLVAADHPARGALRAGDDPLAMGDRAVLLDRVVRALERPGVDGFLGTADLVDDLLLMGVLEDKVVFGSMNRGGLAGTAFEIDDRFTGYDAASIRRAGLQGGKMLLRIDPSDPATVRTMEACARAVDDLAAHRLTAMVEPFLSHRDERGRIRNDLTTEAVVRSATVAAGLGGTSSRTWLKLPVVDDMDAVLAATTLPVVLLGGEVSSDQGAQFAAWSKALASPQVRGMVVGRSLLYPPDGDVEAAVDATVEMISR, encoded by the coding sequence ATGAGCACGCGCGTGACCGGATCCACCGTCGCCGAGCTCGTCGACGCCCGGGTCCGCGACCCGGAGTGCATCGGACGCCTTGCCGAGGAACGGCGCCGGCCTGACAGTCTCGTCGGCCAGACCGGCCGGCTCCTGCTCGTCGCCGCGGACCATCCCGCCCGTGGCGCGCTGCGGGCCGGCGACGACCCGTTGGCGATGGGCGACCGTGCCGTGCTGCTCGACAGGGTGGTCCGGGCGCTGGAGCGGCCCGGCGTCGACGGCTTCCTCGGGACGGCCGACCTCGTGGACGACCTGCTGCTGATGGGGGTGCTGGAGGACAAGGTCGTCTTCGGATCGATGAACCGTGGCGGCCTCGCGGGCACCGCGTTCGAGATCGACGACCGCTTCACCGGGTACGACGCGGCCTCGATCCGCCGGGCAGGTCTTCAAGGCGGCAAGATGCTGCTGCGCATCGATCCGTCGGACCCCGCTACGGTGCGAACGATGGAGGCGTGCGCACGAGCGGTCGACGACCTCGCCGCACACCGGCTGACGGCGATGGTCGAGCCGTTCCTCTCGCACCGCGACGAGCGGGGGCGGATCCGCAACGATCTCACGACCGAGGCGGTCGTACGGTCGGCGACCGTGGCCGCCGGGCTCGGAGGGACCTCGTCGCGGACCTGGCTGAAGCTGCCGGTCGTCGACGACATGGACGCGGTCCTCGCCGCCACCACGCTGCCGGTCGTCCTGCTCGGTGGCGAGGTGTCGTCGGACCAGGGGGCGCAGTTTGCCGCGTGGTCCAAGGCGCTCGCCAGTCCCCAGGTCCGGGGGATGGTCGTCGGCCGCTCGCTGCTGTACCCGCCTGACGGCGACGTCGAGGCAGCCGTGGACGCCACGGTGGAGATGATCTCCCGATGA
- a CDS encoding ROK family glucokinase: protein MAVTVGVDIGGTKIAVAVVDEHGAVVAHDRRKTPATDPTLIVDAVAESVNALKRDHDVEAVGVGAAGFVDAARRTVLFAPNIKWIDEPLADRLEALVDLPVVIENDANAAAWGEFRFGAGADVDDMLLVTVGTGIGGGIIQGGRLDRGAFGVAGEIGHLRMVPAGIRCGCGQYGCWEQYASGRALVRETRDRISAQIDLAKPLATLVDGDVSLITGQMVTEQAQKGDPMAIDLIADVGRWLGEGIASLAAVIDPSVVAIGGGVARAGDLLLEPARTAFLRSLSAPVYRPQAALRPASLGNDAGMIGAADLARTR from the coding sequence ATGGCAGTGACGGTCGGAGTCGACATCGGCGGGACGAAGATCGCCGTCGCGGTCGTCGACGAGCACGGCGCCGTCGTGGCCCACGACCGGCGCAAGACGCCGGCGACCGACCCCACGCTGATCGTCGACGCTGTCGCGGAGTCAGTCAACGCGCTCAAGCGCGACCACGACGTCGAGGCCGTGGGCGTCGGCGCCGCGGGCTTCGTCGATGCAGCCCGTCGTACGGTGCTGTTCGCCCCCAACATCAAGTGGATCGACGAGCCGCTGGCCGACCGCCTCGAGGCTCTGGTCGACCTCCCCGTCGTCATCGAGAACGACGCCAACGCCGCGGCGTGGGGCGAGTTCCGCTTCGGTGCGGGCGCCGACGTCGACGACATGCTGCTGGTCACGGTCGGCACCGGGATCGGTGGCGGCATCATCCAGGGCGGCCGCCTCGACCGCGGCGCCTTCGGCGTCGCGGGCGAGATCGGGCACCTGCGGATGGTCCCGGCGGGGATCCGCTGCGGCTGCGGCCAGTACGGCTGCTGGGAGCAGTACGCCAGCGGGCGCGCGCTCGTGCGAGAGACCCGCGACCGCATCAGCGCGCAGATCGATCTCGCGAAGCCGCTGGCCACGCTCGTCGACGGTGACGTCTCGCTGATCACCGGCCAGATGGTGACCGAGCAGGCGCAGAAGGGCGACCCGATGGCGATCGATCTGATCGCCGACGTCGGCCGCTGGCTCGGCGAGGGCATCGCGAGCCTCGCCGCGGTGATCGACCCGAGCGTGGTGGCGATCGGTGGCGGTGTCGCTCGCGCCGGCGACCTGCTGCTGGAGCCGGCACGGACGGCGTTCCTGCGGTCGTTGTCGGCCCCCGTCTACCGGCCGCAGGCGGCGTTGCGCCCCGCAAGCCTCGGCAACGATGCCGGCATGATCGGCGCAGCCGATCTGGCCCGGACACGGTGA
- a CDS encoding GntR family transcriptional regulator yields MGAGPDISLDRSSPVPLYFQIAEQLEGAIVSGTLAPGDRIDNELALAGRLGLSRPTVRQAIQVLVDKGMVVRKRGVGTQVVHGKVRRSVELTSLYDDLAAAGQDPRTEVLGLHRIEAGEDVARELQLEPGTPVWSLERVRYIGDEPLALMHNLLPAPLLDLGEIDLTDVGLYAAMRSAGIWMRVAKQRIGARRADATEARLLSERKGAPLLTMQRTAYDDAGRAVEYGEHAYRPDLYAFEITLVDR; encoded by the coding sequence ATGGGTGCTGGGCCAGACATCTCGCTCGACCGGTCGAGTCCGGTGCCGCTGTACTTCCAGATCGCCGAGCAGCTCGAGGGGGCGATCGTCAGCGGCACGCTCGCGCCCGGCGACCGGATCGACAACGAGCTCGCCCTCGCAGGTCGTCTCGGCCTCTCCCGCCCGACGGTCCGCCAGGCGATCCAGGTCCTCGTCGACAAGGGCATGGTCGTCCGCAAGCGCGGGGTCGGCACCCAGGTTGTGCACGGCAAGGTCCGGCGCTCCGTCGAGCTCACCAGCCTTTACGACGACCTCGCCGCCGCTGGGCAGGACCCGCGTACGGAGGTGCTCGGGCTGCACCGCATCGAGGCCGGCGAGGATGTGGCCCGTGAGCTCCAGCTCGAGCCGGGCACGCCCGTGTGGTCCCTCGAGCGCGTCCGCTACATCGGCGACGAGCCGCTCGCGCTCATGCACAACCTGCTCCCGGCGCCGCTGCTCGACCTCGGCGAGATCGACCTCACCGACGTCGGTCTCTATGCGGCGATGCGCAGCGCCGGGATCTGGATGCGGGTCGCCAAGCAGCGGATCGGCGCCCGGCGCGCCGACGCAACGGAGGCACGGCTCCTGTCAGAGCGCAAAGGCGCTCCCCTGCTGACCATGCAGCGCACCGCATACGACGATGCCGGACGCGCGGTCGAGTACGGCGAGCACGCGTACCGGCCCGACCTCTACGCCTTCGAGATCACGCTCGTCGACCGCTGA
- a CDS encoding ArsA family ATPase, with the protein MTRVVLLTGKGGVGKTTTAAGTAVLAGERGLRTLVLSTDAAHSLSDAFGVSAGGSADGHTPVAERVWIQQVDAQRRFEDSWASIQDYLRAVLDAAGTDPITAEEITVLPGAEEVLALLALRDEVVSGAWDLVVVDCAPTAETLRLLALPEALGWYLDRLATSGSRVVRAVTPALARAAGVPVPEPRVGEAVQRLHADLREVRTLLAAPTSSVRLVLTPESVVVAEARRALTTLSLYGYTVDGVVANRVFPDSDDDKWRRTWAEAQRETLADVETSFAPLPVWRAEYAPREPVGAAALAELARAAYGESDPVAVVDAPPPMDVVRRGAEVELRLALPFATGGEVGLTRHGGDLVVTVGSYRRVLALPSMLTRYAVTGAHLDAGHLAVRFAPPPETRATP; encoded by the coding sequence GTGACCCGCGTGGTGCTCCTGACGGGCAAGGGCGGAGTCGGCAAGACGACGACGGCGGCCGGTACGGCGGTGCTCGCCGGCGAGCGAGGCCTGCGGACGCTGGTGCTGTCGACCGACGCCGCGCACTCGCTCTCCGACGCGTTCGGCGTCTCGGCCGGAGGGTCGGCCGACGGCCACACGCCCGTGGCGGAGCGCGTGTGGATCCAGCAGGTCGACGCGCAGCGACGCTTCGAGGACTCGTGGGCGTCGATCCAGGACTACCTGCGGGCGGTCCTCGACGCCGCCGGCACCGACCCGATCACCGCCGAGGAGATCACCGTCCTCCCGGGTGCCGAGGAGGTGCTCGCGCTCCTGGCGCTGCGCGACGAGGTCGTCTCGGGCGCGTGGGACCTCGTGGTCGTCGACTGCGCCCCGACCGCCGAGACGCTCCGGCTCCTCGCGCTGCCGGAGGCGCTCGGCTGGTACCTCGACCGCCTCGCCACCTCCGGCAGCCGGGTCGTCCGGGCCGTGACACCGGCGCTCGCTCGCGCGGCGGGCGTACCGGTCCCCGAACCGAGGGTCGGTGAGGCCGTGCAGCGCCTGCACGCCGACCTGCGTGAGGTGCGGACGCTCCTGGCTGCTCCCACCTCGTCGGTGCGACTGGTGCTCACACCGGAGTCGGTGGTGGTCGCCGAGGCGCGCAGGGCGCTGACGACGTTGTCGCTGTACGGCTACACGGTCGACGGGGTGGTCGCGAACCGCGTCTTCCCCGACTCGGACGACGACAAGTGGCGCCGCACGTGGGCCGAGGCGCAGCGCGAGACCCTGGCCGACGTGGAGACGTCCTTCGCGCCGCTCCCGGTGTGGCGCGCCGAGTACGCGCCGAGGGAGCCGGTGGGCGCAGCCGCCCTCGCCGAGCTGGCACGCGCCGCGTACGGGGAGTCCGACCCGGTCGCGGTCGTCGACGCGCCACCGCCGATGGACGTGGTGCGCCGCGGCGCCGAGGTCGAGCTGCGTCTGGCGCTGCCGTTCGCGACCGGGGGAGAGGTCGGGCTGACCCGTCACGGCGGCGATCTGGTGGTCACTGTGGGGTCGTACCGGCGGGTGCTGGCGCTCCCTTCGATGCTCACTAGGTACGCGGTCACAGGAGCGCACCTCGATGCCGGTCACCTCGCCGTACGGTTTGCACCGCCGCCCGAGACGCGGGCGACACCCTGA
- the iolC gene encoding 5-dehydro-2-deoxygluconokinase, whose product MGRVGVDIYPEQVGVGLEDVTSFAKFLGGSATNVAVAAARLGRRSAVITRTGDDPFGRFVHRALDGFGVDDRFVTSVAGLPTPVTFCEIFPPDDFPLYFYRLPTAPDLQIRADELDLDAVRAADVFWVTVTGLSEEPSREATLTALEARGGRGVTVLDLDYRPMFWASADEASAQVARALPYVTVAVGNREECEVAVGESDPEAAAKALRDAGVGLAVVKQGPAGVLGTDGREHVIVPPVPVEVVNGLGAGDAFGGALCHGLLERWDLRRTLSFANAAGAYVAGQLACADAMPDVAQVTTMLGGHA is encoded by the coding sequence ATGGGCCGGGTCGGGGTCGACATCTATCCCGAGCAGGTGGGCGTGGGGCTGGAGGACGTGACGTCGTTCGCCAAGTTCCTCGGCGGCAGCGCGACCAACGTCGCGGTTGCCGCTGCGCGGCTCGGTCGCCGGTCGGCGGTGATCACCCGTACCGGCGACGATCCCTTCGGCCGGTTCGTGCACCGGGCGCTCGACGGCTTCGGCGTCGACGACCGGTTCGTCACCTCCGTCGCCGGTCTTCCGACCCCGGTCACGTTCTGCGAGATCTTCCCTCCGGACGACTTCCCGCTGTACTTCTACCGCCTCCCGACCGCTCCCGATCTCCAGATCCGCGCCGACGAGCTCGACCTCGACGCCGTACGCGCGGCAGACGTGTTCTGGGTGACCGTGACGGGTCTGTCCGAGGAGCCGAGCCGGGAGGCGACGCTGACCGCGCTCGAGGCGCGCGGCGGGCGTGGCGTGACGGTGCTCGACCTCGACTACCGGCCGATGTTCTGGGCGTCGGCGGACGAGGCGAGCGCGCAGGTCGCCCGCGCGCTGCCGTACGTGACCGTGGCCGTCGGCAACCGCGAGGAGTGCGAGGTCGCGGTCGGCGAGTCCGACCCGGAGGCCGCGGCGAAGGCGCTGCGCGACGCCGGCGTGGGTCTGGCGGTCGTGAAGCAGGGGCCGGCCGGAGTGCTCGGCACGGATGGCCGCGAGCACGTCATCGTGCCGCCGGTGCCCGTCGAGGTGGTCAACGGCCTCGGCGCCGGCGACGCGTTCGGGGGTGCGCTGTGCCACGGGCTGCTGGAGAGGTGGGACCTGCGACGGACGCTGTCGTTCGCGAACGCCGCCGGCGCGTACGTCGCCGGGCAGCTGGCCTGCGCCGACGCGATGCCGGACGTCGCGCAGGTCACGACGATGCTGGGCGGTCACGCATGA
- a CDS encoding ROK family glucokinase, protein MAERLSIGIDIGGTRVKAGVVDLDGHVLERLSRDTPTTSPAAVLDAIAGIVARLRQHHHVTSVGIGAAGFVDATQSTVLFSPHLAWRHEPLRDAVQRRTGLSVLVDNDANAAAWAEWRFGAAQNEEDMVCLTLGTGIGGSLVIDGRPHRGRFGIAGEFGHMIVVPDGRACECGNRGCLEQYASGNALIRDAQAAVERGEVYGKRLLERVDGDADRVNGLVVSELAREGDEDAIRSLHDVGTWLGVGIANLAAAFDPGLFVVGGGVSDADDLLLEPARAAFRHTLTGRGFRPEALIVRAHLGNDAGMIGAADMARTVRRRARRGRRRRPLTEGSLVRLSGRRA, encoded by the coding sequence ATGGCTGAGCGTCTCTCGATCGGTATCGACATCGGTGGCACCCGGGTCAAGGCCGGCGTCGTCGACCTCGACGGGCACGTGCTCGAGCGCCTGAGCCGTGACACGCCGACCACGAGCCCGGCGGCGGTCCTCGACGCGATCGCGGGCATCGTGGCGAGGCTGCGCCAGCACCACCACGTCACCTCGGTCGGCATCGGTGCGGCGGGGTTCGTCGACGCGACACAGTCGACGGTCCTCTTCTCTCCCCACCTCGCGTGGAGGCACGAGCCGCTGCGCGACGCGGTGCAGCGGCGTACCGGCCTGTCGGTCCTCGTCGACAACGACGCCAACGCCGCCGCGTGGGCGGAGTGGCGCTTCGGCGCCGCCCAGAACGAGGAGGACATGGTCTGTCTGACCCTCGGCACCGGCATCGGCGGGTCGCTCGTGATCGACGGACGCCCTCACCGGGGCCGGTTCGGCATCGCCGGCGAGTTCGGACACATGATCGTGGTGCCCGACGGTCGGGCGTGCGAGTGCGGCAACCGAGGGTGCCTCGAGCAGTACGCGAGCGGAAACGCGCTGATCCGTGACGCTCAGGCGGCGGTGGAGCGCGGCGAAGTCTATGGCAAGCGACTGCTCGAGCGCGTCGACGGTGATGCCGACCGGGTGAACGGTCTTGTCGTGTCGGAGCTGGCGCGCGAGGGCGACGAGGACGCGATCCGATCGCTGCACGACGTGGGGACGTGGCTCGGGGTCGGGATCGCCAACCTGGCCGCGGCGTTCGACCCGGGCCTCTTCGTGGTCGGCGGAGGAGTATCCGATGCCGACGACCTGCTGCTCGAGCCGGCACGGGCTGCCTTCCGACACACGCTGACGGGGCGCGGCTTCCGGCCGGAGGCGCTGATCGTCCGTGCACACCTGGGCAACGACGCGGGCATGATCGGTGCCGCCGACATGGCACGCACCGTCCGGCGCCGTGCGCGTCGAGGCCGGCGCAGGCGTCCCCTCACGGAGGGGTCGCTGGTGCGGCTCAGCGGTCGACGAGCGTGA